One stretch of Fibrobacter sp. UWH6 DNA includes these proteins:
- a CDS encoding DUF3990 domain-containing protein: MLDLNQRTILYHGSFCEVSSPDLSKCAKYKDFGQGFYLTTDKEQAKSFAKISTRKAQESGVIPTQQNFGVVSSFEYIPANLRTQIFSTADADWLHCIVAHRKKGLFNSLVQDFEKYDIVGGKIANDATNITITTYMTGTFGDVGSQQADEICIRLLLPERLKDQYCFRTTIALQQLAFIKSERIWQ, from the coding sequence ATGCTTGATTTGAATCAGCGAACCATTCTGTACCACGGAAGTTTTTGCGAAGTATCTTCACCTGACTTGTCTAAGTGCGCCAAGTATAAGGATTTCGGTCAAGGTTTCTACCTTACAACAGACAAGGAACAAGCTAAATCCTTTGCAAAGATTTCTACAAGAAAAGCGCAGGAATCTGGAGTAATTCCAACCCAGCAGAATTTTGGAGTTGTGTCTTCCTTTGAATACATACCGGCCAATCTCCGAACCCAAATCTTTTCAACGGCCGATGCCGACTGGCTACATTGCATTGTCGCTCATCGAAAAAAGGGGCTTTTCAATTCCCTTGTTCAGGATTTTGAAAAATACGATATCGTTGGTGGCAAGATTGCAAACGACGCAACAAACATCACAATAACCACCTACATGACAGGAACCTTCGGAGATGTCGGCTCTCAACAGGCAGATGAAATATGCATACGCCTGTTACTCCCCGAACGATTAAAGGACCAGTACTGCTTTAGAACAACAATCGCATTACAGCAACTTGCATTTATCAAAAGCGAGCGTATATGGCAGTAA
- the pyrF gene encoding orotidine-5'-phosphate decarboxylase gives MNFHERLEQRVAKCGNPVCMGMDPVMKLIDPCVSAGSAEDKIKRFYSEILECCLKRNVQPAVVKPNSAYYECVSVQAMLTLQQLIADYKSAGIPVILDAKRGDIGKSSAAYATAAFDVYKADVVTVSPWMGSDSVNPFVRENSENGAYVLLRTSNKGAHDFQDMPVIGSDDPRDVNEAFYSVADKIFEWDGDKGFFGAVVGATHPEELEKITAYCVAHQHEIPFLIPGVSIPGVPGGQGGDAKTVLTAIKNGGGKRKFHVLNSSSGLNFAYQRSEKPENFANECVDALERLAEACQI, from the coding sequence ATGAACTTTCATGAACGTCTAGAACAGCGCGTCGCCAAGTGCGGCAACCCGGTTTGCATGGGCATGGATCCGGTGATGAAGCTGATTGACCCTTGTGTTTCTGCAGGTTCTGCCGAAGACAAGATCAAGCGTTTCTATTCCGAAATTCTGGAGTGCTGCCTGAAGCGCAATGTGCAGCCCGCTGTAGTCAAGCCCAATAGCGCTTACTACGAATGCGTCAGCGTGCAGGCCATGCTCACCTTGCAGCAGCTCATTGCTGATTACAAGAGTGCTGGCATTCCCGTGATTCTCGATGCCAAGCGCGGTGATATCGGTAAGTCCAGCGCTGCCTACGCTACCGCCGCCTTTGACGTGTACAAGGCTGACGTGGTGACCGTTTCCCCGTGGATGGGTTCCGATTCCGTGAATCCCTTTGTTCGCGAAAATTCCGAGAACGGTGCTTATGTGCTGCTCCGTACCAGCAACAAGGGCGCTCACGATTTCCAGGATATGCCTGTTATCGGTAGTGACGATCCCCGCGACGTGAACGAAGCCTTCTACTCTGTTGCCGACAAGATCTTTGAATGGGACGGCGACAAGGGCTTCTTCGGTGCTGTGGTCGGTGCAACTCATCCCGAAGAACTTGAAAAGATTACCGCCTACTGTGTTGCCCACCAGCACGAAATTCCCTTCCTGATTCCTGGCGTTTCCATTCCTGGTGTGCCCGGTGGTCAGGGTGGCGATGCAAAGACTGTACTTACCGCAATCAAGAACGGTGGCGGCAAGCGCAAGTTCCATGTGCTGAACAGCTCCAGTGGTCTGAATTTCGCTTACCAGCGTAGCGAAAAGCCCGAAAACTTCGCTAACGAATGCGTTGACGCCCTGGAACGTCTGGCTGAAGCTTGCCAGATCTAG
- a CDS encoding NPCBM/NEW2 domain-containing protein produces the protein MKLVLNKVKNRINSFRRITFDSFLDRKSFASWGLLIVFLNFVMLHALGFSSDLGYWRSWISNLEMGVGNFSGDYPPFYILWLRVVAAFYKATGLSLQLDYELKQFCLLPVILAHVSLAHFVWLRLRSRDWPPQIKTVVMLLVAINPAFYLDGPVWGQVDILPVTICVWALWYAARPNTFAIGMALFMLGLLTKFQMIMFLPVFGALALRYRKIMWKGLFAAGAVFVLVFLPFILAGNFAKEFSQAYLSSVGQYPYAAMNAGNLWMALVGNMTPDTRPIFEWAPAFMNPGLMGKILFVIVSFAVLLVTFFRRLDMGAIMMVAALNALAFFMLLPCMHERYCLAAAVMCVAAVSCQRKPNINGAVILSAVAYLNISMLMSTRGDALWFWISIAGIFAMVYFLAQNIAPEKFERLCGLFKKIPLPGLVPYVLLLLVYGVDMGSTFAQMARSAYSLKDGEVFVYDLNLIHQEQGYGNTHIGKSIDGNPLRVNGELYVAGIGTHAPSRHVYELPKNATRFTVTCGVDDESGNGVVDFIVLLDNREIWRSGRMEGRQVKSADLDIRGGRRISLVTDEMGAKNFDHADWVNPVVYTEK, from the coding sequence ATGAAGCTTGTATTGAATAAAGTAAAGAATAGAATCAACTCTTTTAGAAGAATTACCTTTGATTCTTTTTTGGATCGAAAGTCTTTTGCCAGTTGGGGCTTGCTTATTGTTTTCCTGAATTTCGTGATGCTCCATGCGCTGGGATTCAGTTCTGACCTGGGCTATTGGCGCAGCTGGATCAGCAACCTTGAAATGGGCGTCGGTAATTTTTCGGGCGACTATCCGCCGTTTTATATCTTGTGGCTTCGCGTGGTGGCAGCCTTCTACAAGGCCACGGGGCTTTCGTTGCAATTGGATTATGAACTGAAACAGTTCTGCCTGCTACCTGTGATTTTGGCCCATGTATCCCTGGCCCATTTCGTGTGGCTCCGCCTGCGGAGTCGTGATTGGCCGCCGCAGATAAAGACTGTGGTCATGCTTTTGGTGGCGATAAATCCTGCGTTCTACCTGGATGGACCTGTGTGGGGACAGGTGGATATCTTGCCGGTAACGATTTGCGTGTGGGCGCTGTGGTATGCGGCAAGGCCCAATACTTTTGCGATTGGTATGGCTCTGTTCATGCTTGGTCTTTTGACCAAGTTCCAGATGATTATGTTCCTCCCGGTTTTCGGAGCCCTGGCTCTCCGCTACCGCAAGATTATGTGGAAGGGCTTGTTTGCTGCCGGTGCTGTTTTTGTGCTGGTCTTCTTGCCGTTTATTCTGGCGGGGAACTTTGCCAAGGAATTCTCTCAGGCTTATCTGAGTTCCGTGGGGCAGTACCCTTATGCGGCCATGAATGCGGGTAACTTGTGGATGGCCCTCGTGGGCAACATGACTCCCGATACCAGGCCCATATTCGAATGGGCTCCGGCTTTTATGAATCCGGGCCTCATGGGAAAGATTTTGTTTGTAATCGTTTCGTTCGCGGTACTACTGGTGACGTTCTTCAGGAGGCTTGACATGGGCGCCATCATGATGGTAGCTGCCCTGAATGCACTGGCCTTCTTTATGTTGTTGCCTTGCATGCATGAACGTTACTGCCTTGCCGCGGCTGTCATGTGCGTTGCGGCGGTGTCCTGCCAGAGAAAGCCGAACATCAATGGTGCCGTAATTTTGTCGGCTGTCGCTTACTTGAATATTTCGATGCTGATGTCTACCCGTGGCGATGCGCTTTGGTTCTGGATTTCCATTGCCGGCATTTTTGCCATGGTCTATTTCCTGGCTCAGAACATTGCTCCTGAAAAGTTTGAACGTCTCTGTGGGCTGTTCAAAAAAATCCCCTTGCCGGGACTTGTTCCCTATGTGCTGTTGCTGTTGGTTTATGGCGTGGATATGGGAAGTACTTTTGCCCAGATGGCCCGTTCCGCTTACAGCCTGAAGGATGGTGAAGTCTTTGTGTATGATTTGAACTTGATCCATCAGGAACAGGGTTATGGAAACACCCATATTGGAAAATCCATTGATGGAAATCCGCTGCGGGTCAATGGCGAACTTTACGTAGCAGGCATTGGAACCCATGCTCCTTCAAGGCACGTTTATGAACTGCCGAAGAATGCGACCCGATTTACGGTGACTTGCGGCGTGGATGATGAGTCGGGCAATGGTGTCGTAGACTTTATCGTCTTACTGGACAACCGTGAAATCTGGAGAAGTGGCCGTATGGAAGGCCGTCAGGTAAAATCGGCGGATCTGGATATTCGCGGCGGCCGTAGAATATCTCTGGTGACTGACGAAATGGGCGCCAAGAATTTTGACCATGCTGACTGGGTAAACCCTGTGGTTTATACAGAGAAGTAG
- a CDS encoding MlaD family protein, with amino-acid sequence MAFKPLKRINWMEISGLLVGIFFTVAIMIFGIVLYAKLFSSGMIGVEEYKLHSRFEKAFGLRPGTRVQISGVDVGQISDMEIEGEGVKMEFIIRKQYQNWITDSAKVFAIRDQNLISARVVNIDVNRGKGRVLEDGEFLPPGQAQDIETVLETANELLGRVNVLVNAADTLLSMAMDTGTTVGALFGSRGLYDNLNRQLGRLDDMTYIGKKVLFQAAGLFDTIQTEMPLLLGKVNIIADDVSAMMGELKPIPQRIDGLMGSIDGMMGKVDKTFERVDGVLTEVGVLTSGIGDFMEATEQTLQNADDLMAGISNMWIVRRSMPSKDSVPFLVETLW; translated from the coding sequence ATGGCTTTTAAACCGCTAAAGCGCATCAACTGGATGGAAATTTCCGGCCTCCTGGTCGGAATCTTCTTTACCGTTGCCATCATGATTTTTGGCATTGTGCTTTACGCAAAGCTTTTCTCATCTGGTATGATCGGCGTGGAAGAATACAAGCTCCACAGTAGGTTCGAAAAGGCGTTCGGCTTACGCCCCGGAACCCGTGTCCAGATTAGCGGTGTAGACGTGGGCCAGATTTCCGACATGGAAATTGAGGGCGAAGGCGTCAAGATGGAATTCATCATCCGCAAGCAATACCAGAACTGGATTACCGACAGCGCCAAGGTGTTCGCCATCCGTGACCAGAACCTGATTTCGGCCCGTGTTGTTAACATCGACGTGAACCGCGGCAAGGGACGAGTACTGGAGGATGGAGAATTCTTACCTCCGGGCCAGGCGCAGGATATCGAAACCGTTCTTGAAACGGCAAACGAACTTCTGGGACGCGTAAATGTACTTGTCAACGCTGCCGACACCCTACTCTCCATGGCAATGGATACGGGAACTACCGTCGGCGCATTGTTCGGCTCCCGAGGACTTTACGACAACCTGAACCGCCAGCTAGGTCGTCTAGACGATATGACCTACATCGGCAAGAAGGTCTTATTCCAGGCAGCAGGCTTGTTTGACACGATTCAGACAGAAATGCCTCTCCTGTTAGGAAAGGTCAATATCATCGCCGACGACGTATCCGCTATGATGGGTGAACTGAAGCCCATTCCCCAGCGAATCGACGGCTTGATGGGTAGTATCGATGGTATGATGGGCAAGGTCGACAAGACTTTCGAACGTGTAGATGGAGTCCTTACCGAAGTTGGCGTACTGACAAGCGGAATCGGCGACTTTATGGAAGCCACCGAACAGACTTTGCAGAATGCCGACGACCTTATGGCAGGAATCTCCAACATGTGGATAGTCCGCAGATCCATGCCCTCCAAGGATAGCGTGCCCTTCTTGGTGGAGACCCTATGGTAA
- a CDS encoding DUF6345 domain-containing protein, which yields MKKIIFFFMFICILANAKDSNAPSSFSIITFAINHYGLNSRGEPWRTNLDTPIENANTLVNSFKDNITKNYPSTSFKTPKQYTDAGVTKATFIKETDNYNFVYYDGHGGVDRITMCPNNERVWNNDKAFGGNTYWVMFSACQVFKKDEMNPFPWFNGVHSILGYSSSVTDYGTEKYKVKCGLLNLFSCSRTRKSSYVQRDFATNWIKAKQTIWESYKNAVYKWLVQGRDYGVEPIMVHLFGTVDGKHFDGSKETFENSIQKPLYRNSNLKLYKTICTFGTPEY from the coding sequence ATGAAAAAAATAATCTTCTTTTTTATGTTTATTTGCATCCTTGCAAACGCAAAAGATTCTAATGCTCCTTCAAGTTTTTCAATCATCACCTTTGCAATTAACCATTACGGTTTAAATAGTAGAGGTGAGCCATGGCGAACAAATTTAGATACACCTATTGAAAACGCTAATACACTAGTTAATTCCTTTAAAGATAACATCACAAAGAATTATCCTAGCACGTCATTTAAAACTCCAAAGCAATATACTGATGCCGGAGTGACAAAAGCAACATTTATAAAAGAAACTGATAACTACAATTTTGTGTATTATGATGGACATGGTGGTGTAGATAGAATAACAATGTGTCCGAATAACGAAAGAGTCTGGAATAATGACAAAGCATTCGGAGGCAATACATATTGGGTTATGTTTTCCGCATGCCAAGTCTTCAAAAAAGATGAGATGAATCCTTTTCCTTGGTTTAATGGAGTTCATTCTATTCTTGGTTATAGTTCATCTGTTACCGATTACGGGACAGAAAAGTATAAAGTAAAATGCGGACTGTTAAATTTATTCAGTTGCTCTCGAACAAGAAAATCCTCTTATGTACAAAGAGACTTTGCAACCAATTGGATTAAAGCCAAACAAACTATATGGGAATCCTACAAAAACGCTGTATATAAATGGTTGGTTCAAGGACGTGATTATGGCGTGGAACCTATAATGGTACATCTTTTTGGTACTGTTGACGGAAAACATTTCGATGGGTCCAAGGAGACGTTTGAAAATTCCATCCAAAAACCATTATATAGAAACTCAAACTTAAAATTGTATAAAACAATATGTACTTTTGGCACACCAGAATATTAA
- a CDS encoding expansin-like protein, with the protein MFSCGDDSSSPSDAGPVDSSAAVSESSGVSSSDGSQESSGGMAQAGSSGAEAPISSAVSSNSGVTSSAGGILQSSSAEHSTDSSPESSASQTVASNASDEWYFDDADGACEKCDNYTAQDPVLNERGGTGSITTYGSITEKETSLGGACNYGQTNIQYYAAIHVNVSSGDDKGPWNGGLACGGCVRVKAKTPDGWKRVTVRITDRCPDESCGVDLGGAPASDIMGITVGRYYGEWEFVSCEGVEGVWGDSTSVWVKEGAGPYWSIVQVRNPKDAVTQISAVTDAEPVALKYAIEAENFWTVPQGILRSDDMVKLIIEYRTGVPDTLQIKGSDLAVGEANYYL; encoded by the coding sequence ATGTTTTCCTGTGGTGATGATTCTTCAAGTCCGTCGGATGCGGGACCAGTTGATAGTTCCGCTGCCGTATCCGAATCGTCTGGAGTAAGTTCGTCCGACGGTTCGCAGGAATCCAGTGGCGGTATGGCGCAGGCGGGGTCGTCTGGTGCCGAAGCTCCGATAAGCTCCGCGGTGTCGTCAAATTCCGGCGTAACTTCTAGCGCGGGCGGAATCTTGCAGAGCAGTTCCGCAGAGCATTCTACAGATTCTTCTCCCGAAAGTTCTGCGTCCCAGACGGTTGCGTCTAACGCTTCTGACGAATGGTATTTTGACGACGCTGACGGTGCCTGCGAAAAGTGCGACAACTATACGGCTCAGGACCCGGTGCTGAATGAACGCGGCGGTACCGGCTCCATTACGACTTACGGAAGCATAACTGAGAAAGAAACCAGTCTGGGTGGCGCCTGCAATTACGGCCAGACCAACATCCAGTATTATGCCGCCATCCATGTGAACGTTTCTAGCGGTGACGATAAAGGACCCTGGAATGGGGGCCTTGCCTGCGGTGGCTGCGTTCGCGTAAAGGCGAAAACTCCTGATGGCTGGAAGCGCGTTACGGTGCGCATTACGGACCGCTGCCCCGACGAAAGTTGCGGTGTGGATTTGGGTGGCGCACCTGCTAGCGACATCATGGGCATTACGGTGGGCCGCTATTACGGCGAATGGGAATTCGTATCCTGCGAAGGCGTTGAAGGCGTGTGGGGCGATTCCACCAGCGTCTGGGTGAAGGAAGGGGCTGGCCCTTACTGGAGCATTGTGCAGGTTCGTAACCCGAAGGATGCCGTGACGCAAATTTCTGCGGTGACGGATGCGGAACCTGTAGCTTTGAAGTACGCCATCGAGGCGGAAAACTTCTGGACGGTCCCTCAGGGAATTTTGCGGAGTGATGATATGGTCAAGTTGATTATCGAGTATCGCACTGGTGTGCCCGATACCTTGCAAATCAAGGGAAGCGACTTGGCTGTGGGCGAGGCGAATTACTACCTGTAA
- a CDS encoding DUF3791 domain-containing protein, producing the protein MSESTQIIYMQTRLVRLMSEETGVSIAAVATQFKEQGVFHYIKRMWDLFNIEGDQAVLEDIRQYLKSKGV; encoded by the coding sequence ATGAGTGAAAGCACCCAGATTATCTATATGCAGACAAGGCTCGTTCGACTTATGTCCGAAGAAACGGGAGTGTCCATTGCTGCAGTAGCAACCCAGTTCAAGGAACAGGGAGTTTTTCACTATATCAAGCGAATGTGGGACTTGTTCAATATTGAAGGCGACCAGGCGGTTCTTGAAGACATAAGGCAATACCTCAAGTCAAAGGGCGTGTAA
- a CDS encoding tetratricopeptide repeat protein, with translation MRLSILLIVLLSVMGFARPINDGNKLFAAGDYAAALEKYMKARESEPANPLLFYNIGTCQYRLGNYEEAKKELESAVRMPDKKMAAKAAYNLANTHFRVGEKAAEPSERIAAWRESVAYLKKAIDLDNNFENAKKNVEIVQRKLKEELDKQKQNQDQNQDNDQKQPPLSEKAKEALARALQLSKDGKYEEAKQILENIIAEDETAGQLNAYVQRVDDVIEIKAGRKPKAKIDASNTDNDLEVI, from the coding sequence ATGCGATTGTCTATTTTGTTGATTGTCTTGCTGTCGGTGATGGGCTTTGCGCGCCCCATTAATGATGGCAATAAGTTGTTTGCCGCAGGCGATTATGCCGCAGCCCTAGAAAAGTACATGAAGGCCCGTGAATCGGAGCCGGCAAATCCTTTGCTGTTCTACAACATCGGAACTTGCCAGTACCGCCTTGGAAATTATGAAGAGGCCAAGAAGGAATTGGAAAGTGCGGTACGCATGCCCGATAAGAAGATGGCGGCGAAGGCGGCCTACAATTTGGCCAATACCCATTTCCGCGTTGGTGAAAAGGCCGCTGAGCCCAGCGAACGTATTGCCGCTTGGCGTGAGTCCGTGGCATACCTTAAAAAGGCGATCGACCTGGACAACAATTTTGAAAATGCCAAGAAGAATGTTGAAATTGTCCAGCGCAAACTGAAAGAGGAACTGGATAAGCAGAAACAGAATCAGGATCAGAACCAGGACAATGACCAGAAGCAGCCTCCTTTAAGTGAAAAGGCCAAGGAAGCCCTGGCACGAGCCCTCCAGCTGAGTAAGGATGGCAAGTACGAAGAAGCCAAGCAGATTCTGGAAAACATTATCGCCGAAGATGAAACGGCTGGTCAGCTGAATGCCTATGTGCAGCGTGTTGACGATGTCATTGAAATCAAGGCTGGTCGCAAGCCCAAGGCAAAAATCGATGCCAGCAACACCGATAACGACTTGGAGGTGATCTAA
- a CDS encoding pyridoxal phosphate-dependent aminotransferase, with the protein MKPLSDRTSHFTESVIRYMTRIAYSCGAVNLSQGFPDFDPPVELQNRMAEVAKSGPHQYALTIGAKNFREAVCNKQEHFSGMRFDPEKECVITCGSTEAMMITMMSVCNPGDKVVIFSPFYENYTADTILSGATPIYVPLNPDDFTFDANVLEDAMKQPGVKALVLCNPSNPSGKVFTRAELQIIADLAIKYDLYVITDEVYEHIIFAPHVHTHMATLPGMRERTIECSSLSKTYSITGWRLGYILAPEPIMERIKKVHDFTVVGASSPLQEVGVTAMNFGDEYYTGLQAHYTHMKELFTDGLRNLGFKFTEPQGTYFVMVDISEFGYDRKLASLVASGSAAGLGIGMTGSGSVRPDELFCMDLAKKVGVAAVPGSSFFREPVNHLVRFHFAKKDETLIDALNRLESVRKLLK; encoded by the coding sequence ATGAAACCTTTAAGCGATCGCACTAGCCATTTTACGGAATCTGTTATCCGTTACATGACCCGCATTGCCTATTCTTGCGGTGCCGTCAATTTGTCTCAGGGTTTTCCGGATTTTGACCCGCCGGTGGAATTGCAGAACCGCATGGCGGAAGTGGCCAAGTCCGGTCCTCATCAGTATGCGCTGACCATCGGTGCCAAGAATTTCCGTGAGGCGGTTTGCAATAAGCAGGAACATTTCAGCGGCATGCGCTTTGACCCCGAAAAGGAATGCGTCATTACTTGCGGCAGTACCGAAGCCATGATGATCACCATGATGTCGGTTTGCAATCCCGGCGACAAGGTGGTGATCTTCTCTCCGTTCTACGAGAACTATACGGCGGATACGATTTTGAGCGGCGCTACTCCTATTTATGTGCCGCTGAATCCTGACGATTTTACCTTCGACGCCAACGTCCTTGAAGATGCCATGAAGCAGCCGGGCGTAAAGGCTCTGGTGCTTTGCAATCCTTCGAATCCTAGCGGTAAGGTTTTTACTCGTGCGGAACTGCAGATTATTGCGGATCTTGCCATCAAGTATGATTTGTATGTGATTACGGATGAGGTGTACGAGCACATTATTTTTGCGCCTCACGTTCATACCCACATGGCTACGTTGCCTGGCATGCGTGAGCGTACCATCGAATGTTCCAGCCTTTCCAAGACTTATTCCATTACAGGTTGGCGCCTGGGTTACATTCTTGCGCCCGAGCCCATCATGGAACGCATCAAGAAGGTTCACGACTTTACTGTGGTGGGGGCTTCTTCGCCGTTGCAAGAAGTGGGCGTCACCGCCATGAATTTTGGCGACGAATATTATACCGGACTGCAGGCCCATTACACTCACATGAAGGAACTGTTTACTGACGGCCTCCGCAATCTGGGATTCAAGTTTACAGAACCTCAGGGCACCTACTTCGTGATGGTGGATATTTCAGAATTCGGTTACGATCGCAAGCTGGCGAGCCTCGTAGCAAGCGGTTCCGCCGCGGGCCTGGGAATCGGCATGACGGGCTCGGGTTCCGTTCGTCCCGATGAACTTTTCTGCATGGATTTGGCAAAGAAAGTTGGTGTCGCCGCAGTGCCTGGCAGTAGCTTCTTTAGGGAACCTGTGAACCATCTGGTGCGATTCCATTTCGCCAAGAAGGACGAAACCTTGATTGATGCATTGAACCGACTGGAAAGTGTCCGTAAATTGCTTAAATAG
- a CDS encoding PDZ domain-containing protein, which yields MEAIIPNTPAAKSELKVGDLIIAVDGKGFENLSFEQSVSLFRDVKNKPIVLTYISDGDTLQATLRRAIITTKQVSSIDASVGEINGKKYVSTFELGDDNYTAVFLDSSSPSFKNDNSNHNDRQSGLRLLQIQDNIISYENRASGKTFSTDLNGKSRNK from the coding sequence ATTGAAGCTATCATCCCAAACACACCTGCGGCAAAATCTGAATTAAAGGTAGGCGATTTAATCATCGCTGTAGATGGTAAAGGGTTTGAAAATCTGTCGTTCGAACAATCCGTTTCCTTATTCCGTGATGTAAAGAACAAACCGATTGTTCTCACATATATCAGTGATGGCGACACACTTCAAGCAACACTTCGCCGTGCAATAATTACGACAAAACAAGTATCTTCAATTGACGCAAGTGTCGGAGAAATCAACGGAAAGAAATATGTTTCCACATTTGAACTTGGTGATGACAATTACACAGCTGTTTTTCTTGACAGCTCATCACCATCTTTTAAAAATGACAACTCTAATCACAATGACAGGCAGAGTGGTCTTCGTCTGTTGCAAATTCAAGACAACATCATCAGCTATGAGAACAGGGCTAGTGGGAAAACATTTTCCACTGATTTGAATGGCAAATCTCGTAATAAATGA
- a CDS encoding M18 family aminopeptidase, whose amino-acid sequence MDFFEFLDSAVTPFHTVSELKKAFEKAGFGKDSVFERNGALIAVRLPRKVNSNTRFRIALAHTDFPALRISPNPDKNCAGVNKLHVETYGGLLYTSWLDRDLGYAGLLAFEKDGQVGSRLIRGSKLFRIPQLAIHLNRGVNQDGLKVNPQTDLDALWSSSSSAADASRKFADVLQAELGGDEHLLDFDVQFFDAQPASVGGFNDEWVYSGRLDNLSSCHAIAEAMLNSDVPENDFLVAAFMNNEEVGSVSRDGAGGNFLQSTLETLWNRYAQNGGVGRSLSEVLADSLALSIDMAHAEHPNFPQKHESNHAPVLGGGVVLKTNAQKRYASDVLSSAQFKLLCKKADVPYQTFITRNDMPCGSTVGPTISASLGIPTVDIGEPMLSMHSIREMIASKDHVGLISLLKIFLGKF is encoded by the coding sequence ATGGATTTTTTTGAGTTTCTAGATAGTGCAGTAACACCTTTTCACACGGTATCGGAGTTAAAGAAGGCTTTTGAAAAGGCTGGTTTTGGTAAGGACTCCGTTTTTGAACGAAATGGGGCCCTTATTGCGGTCCGTTTGCCTAGGAAGGTGAATTCTAACACCAGGTTTCGTATCGCCCTGGCCCATACGGATTTTCCTGCGCTCAGGATATCTCCCAATCCCGACAAGAACTGTGCGGGAGTGAACAAACTTCATGTTGAAACTTATGGCGGCCTGCTTTATACAAGCTGGCTGGATCGTGATCTGGGATATGCCGGTCTGCTGGCTTTTGAAAAGGATGGCCAAGTCGGTTCTCGACTGATTCGCGGAAGCAAGTTGTTCCGTATCCCTCAGTTGGCAATCCACTTGAACCGTGGCGTGAATCAGGATGGTCTGAAGGTGAACCCCCAGACGGATCTGGATGCGTTATGGAGTTCCAGTTCTAGCGCCGCAGATGCCTCCCGGAAATTTGCTGATGTCCTTCAGGCGGAACTGGGTGGTGATGAACACCTGCTTGATTTTGACGTCCAGTTTTTTGATGCCCAGCCTGCAAGTGTGGGTGGCTTTAATGATGAATGGGTCTATTCCGGACGCCTGGATAACTTGAGCAGTTGCCACGCCATTGCCGAAGCAATGCTGAATTCGGATGTTCCCGAAAATGACTTCCTGGTGGCTGCATTCATGAACAACGAGGAAGTGGGCTCTGTTTCTCGTGATGGTGCTGGCGGAAACTTCCTCCAGTCAACTCTTGAAACCCTCTGGAACCGTTATGCCCAAAATGGTGGTGTTGGCCGTAGCCTGTCTGAAGTGTTGGCTGATTCCTTAGCCTTGTCCATTGACATGGCTCATGCAGAACATCCTAACTTCCCGCAGAAGCATGAATCAAACCATGCGCCTGTCTTGGGCGGCGGTGTGGTGCTAAAGACGAATGCCCAGAAGCGTTATGCCAGTGACGTTCTTTCTTCGGCACAATTCAAACTTCTTTGTAAAAAGGCAGACGTTCCTTATCAGACGTTCATCACCCGTAATGACATGCCCTGTGGAAGTACTGTTGGTCCTACCATTTCGGCTTCACTTGGAATTCCCACTGTAGATATCGGTGAGCCCATGCTCAGCATGCACAGCATTCGTGAGATGATCGCCTCTAAGGATCATGTGGGTTTGATTAGTCTTTTGAAAATTTTCTTGGGGAAGTTTTAA